The Rhizobium viscosum genomic sequence GCGCGAAGCGGCAACATTCCGGCGGCGGCGACGCCGGCAGCTCCGCCGACGAAGGTTCTGCGTGTAATCTTCATTTTATTCCTCCTCCTTTGCGGCGGTGCCGGCTTTTGCCCCGAGCCCCACCCGTTTGCATCGCAATGCACGTCCAATGCTTCGATGCGCCGGTTTTCCGACAGCATCAAATGCTCGCAGCTCGAAGCTTTTCCTCCGGGTGCAATGCCATGCCGCCGTTCTCCTCCGCGGCATATCTTGGCAACAGGATTCAATTGATATACTAGTATGCACGAAAGTGTCAACGTCCCGAGACCATGCATGCGGCAGGCTTCCGACCCTGAAATCCTTGCCTTTCCGGCGTCCCAAGACGCAGCCGGAAAGATCCGCCGCGTGACGACGGCCGCCGCTATCCACGGGCGGCTGCACGCCGATATCGTCTCTCTCAGGATCCCGCCCGGTACGGTGCTGCAGGAAAAGCGGATCGCCGAGGATTTCGGTGTGAGCCGAACGCCCGTGCGCGAGGCGCTGCTGAGGCTGTCCGAGGGCGGGCTCGTCGATATCTATCCGCAATCGGGCACGGTGGTTTCCAGAGTGCCGGTCTCGGCCATTCCGGAGGCGGTCGTCGTGCGCAAGGCGCTTGAGGGGACGACGGTCGAGATGGCCGCCGGTATCGCGACGGAGGCCGATATTGCGCGGCTGGATGCGATCATCGCCCGGCAGAAGACGCATGCAGCCCTCGGCAATGCTTCGAGCTTTCATGAAGAAGACGAGGCCTTTCACGAGGCGATCACGCAGATTGCCGGCTATCCCGGCATCTGGACCATTCTGAAGACGGTGAAGGTGCAGATCGACCGGGCGCGGCGTCTGACGTTGCCGGTGCTCGGGCGCATGGACAATGTCGTGCACGAGCATATGGTGATCCGCGACGCCATTGCTGCGCATGATATCGCGGCGGCGCGCGAGGCGATGGTTCATCACCTAAGCGCCGTCATACCCGATGTGGCGGAACTGCGCTCGCAGTTCCCCGACTATTTCTGCTGACGGCGAAACGACAAA encodes the following:
- a CDS encoding GntR family transcriptional regulator — its product is MRQASDPEILAFPASQDAAGKIRRVTTAAAIHGRLHADIVSLRIPPGTVLQEKRIAEDFGVSRTPVREALLRLSEGGLVDIYPQSGTVVSRVPVSAIPEAVVVRKALEGTTVEMAAGIATEADIARLDAIIARQKTHAALGNASSFHEEDEAFHEAITQIAGYPGIWTILKTVKVQIDRARRLTLPVLGRMDNVVHEHMVIRDAIAAHDIAAAREAMVHHLSAVIPDVAELRSQFPDYFC